A segment of the Pseudomonas versuta genome:
AGACCACCGAGCATTGCGCCGGGGATACTGCCGATCCCGCCCAATACTGCAGCAGTGAACGCTTTAAGCCCCACCAGGAAGCCTGAGCCGGGGTTGATCACACCGTACTGCACACTGATCAGTACGGCTGCAACGGCTGCCAGTGCGGCGCCGATCACAAACGTCAGGGCAATCACGTTGTTGGTGTTGATGCCCAGCAGGTTGGCCATCTTCATGTCTTCGGCGCAGGCGCGGCAGGCGCGACCCAGGCGTGAACGGGAGATGAACAGGGTCAGGCCGAGCATTGCCAGGAGAGTGACGACGAAGACGACGATTTGCATGTAGGAGACAACGACTTCGCTAGCCCCTCCTGGACCGAATGTGAAACCGCCAGGGATCAGGTTAGGAATCGATTTGTCTTTCGAGTCTTGGGACAACAGCACCATGTTTTGCAGGAAGATCGACATACCGATGGCAGAAATCAAGGGGATCAGGCGATTACTGCCACGCAGAGGACGGTAAGCCACCCGTTCAATGCTGTAGCCATATGCACTGGTGACCACGATGCTGGCGATAAACGCCCCGGTCAGCAGTAATGGCACGCTGTCCAGACCCATCATGGTCAGGCCGGCGATGGCGATAAACGCAATATAAGAACCAATCATGTACACCTCGCCGTGGGCGAAGTTGATCATTCCAATAATGCCGTAGACCATCGTATAGCCGATGGCGATCAGGGCATACGTGCTGCCAACGTTGAGGCCGTTAACCAGCATTTGGAAGAAGTGATAGATGTCAGGCATTACAAAGCTCCTAAAAACCTGAGACGCATTTCACTGGTGGAGTCATTTTCCGGCCTGGGCTGCAGGGGTTTTTTACCCGCTTTGAGCGCAAGTCTTCTGCCAGCGAACCGCTGGTGACGGTTTTAAAGATTTTCAGGTGGGCAGACTTTCGGATCACGAAAGTGCGGCCCCTTTTCTGTGAACCAAAGGTTCGTAAAACAAAGCCCACTGCTTGCGCAGTGGGCTTTGTTATCAGATCAAGAACCGCTACTTACTGAGGGCTAACCTCTGTTTTAGGCTTGCCGAAGTGCCATTCATAGACCACGAACTTGAAGTTCTTCAGGTCGCCTTTGTCATCAAAGGTCAGGTCGCCCATCGGGGTCTTGAATGTCCCGTCATGGATGGCTTTGGCCACTTTTGCAGTGTCTTCGCTTTTGGCTTGTTCAATACCCTGGGCAATGACTTCAACTGCGGTGTAGGCAGGGAATACAAACGGACCAGTCGGGTCTTTTTTGTCTGCGACGAACTTCGCTACCAGTGCCTTGTTTTCAGGCTGTTGGTCGAATGCTTGTGGCAGGGTCACCAGCAACCCTTCGGAAGCGCCCTGAGCGATTTGCGAGATGGAGTCGTTACCCACACCTTCCGGGCCCATGAACTTGGCGTTCAGGCCTTTTTCCTTGGCCTGGCGCAGGATCAGGCCCAGCTCAGGGTGGTAGCCGCCGTAGTAAACGAAGTCGACATTGGCCTGCTTGAGTTTGGCAATGACGGCAGCGAAGTCTTTATCGCCTGCATTGACGCCTTCAAAGACAGCGACTTTGACGCCTTTCTTTTCCAGAGTCTGTTTTACAGCGGTGGCGATGCCTTCACCGTACTGCTGTTTGTCGTGCAGGACAGCGACAACTTTCGGTTTGACGTGATCGGCGATGTAGTTACCGGCCGCAGGGCCTTGAGCACTATCCAGACCGATGGTGCGGAAGATGTTCTTGTAACCACGGGCGGTGATTTCCGGCGCGGTAGCGGCGGGGGTAATCATGATGATGCCTTCGTCTTCGTAGATGTCCGAAGGAGGCTGGGTGGAGCTGGAGCACAGGTGACCGACTACAAACTTGACGCCGTCGTTGACGATTTTGTTGGCTACGGCAACCGCTTGTTTTGGATCGCAGGCATCGTCGTATTCTTTGGCTTCAAGCAGGAGCTTTTTGCCGTCGACGTCTACTCCGCCTTTGGCGTTGATGTCTGCGATAGCTTGTTTGGCGCCGGTAAACTGCATGTCGCCATACTGAGTTACAGGGCCGGTTTTAGGGCCCGCAATACCGATCTTGATGGTGTCTGCTGCAAACGAATGGCTGGCAACCCCGGCCAAAACCATAGCGGCAAACAATTTGGTAATTTGCTTAGTAGCCATCTCTATTGGTGCTCCACTCTTCTGTTGTAATTTTTATAGTCCTGGAAGCCAAGGCAGCCGGACCGGGTGTTTTCTAGCGAAATTCCCGGCCAATCCCCCCTGCAACTGTACCGGTACAGTGTAGAGCGCCGGTTTAGCGCTTGAATAGCGTGTATCCGAGGGAAAAAGCAGGAAATGTCGCCTAAACGAAAGAAAGAGACAGAATGGCGGCGGAATATACTGATGTTTTTTATCAGAATGTTGCCAGCTCAGCCTTGCTGTCCTTGTCTCCTTACGCTTTCTTGGCGCCTGTACCTTTATTCGGGTTTTTCTACCGGGTGAGCGGCGCTATCATTGCGCCGATTTTTTACCAGGTGAATCCCATGAACCAAGAACCTAGCACCCTCTATGCCAAGCTGCTTGGCGAGACCTCAACAATTGAATGGCAAGCGTTGCAGCCGTTCTTCGCCAAAGGCGATCTGTTGTGGGTTGATCCTGCACTGGACCTGATAGAAGCGGCGCAGGCCGTGACTCAGGATGATGCAGAGAAAGTGGCCGGCTGGATGGCATCCGGAGTGCTTGGCAAGATGACCGAGGCGCAGGCGCTAGACGTTCTTGAACGTGACCCGCAGTTGTGGGCAGTGGTTGTTTCGCCTTGGGTTATGGTCCAGGAAAGGGCAGGAAATTAATTTCTCGCACCAAATAAGAGCGTTTTAGCCCGATCAGATTTCGGCCTGTGAGTGTGTAGGGCAGTAACTCGTCCCGGCATAGTGGCCAGTTGCCGTAGAGAAAGGCCACAGTCTGCACTGTGGCTTTTTTTTGTCTGCAGACAGCCCCTGACCTACTGGCCCGAAAGTTGAAGTGTCGCGTAACCGGGCTCCGACAGCGGGCGCCGATTCAGCTCCTCTAGCAACTCGTGCAGGGCCTCAAAAGGCACCGGGCGGCTTAGCAGGAAACCCTGGATAAAGTCGCAGCCGTACTGGCTCAGGAATTCGAATTGCTGATGGGTCTCAACCCCTTCGGTGACGACCTGTAAATGCAGCGTATGGGCCATGACGATAATGGCCTGGACGATTTCCATGTCCTGGCTGGAGGCCGGGACTTCCTGAATAAACGAACGATCGATTTTTAACGTGTTGAGAGGCAAGCGCTTTAAATAGGCGAGGGATGAATACCCGGTGCCGAAGTCATCAATTGACAGCGATACGCCAAGGGCGCGGATTTGACGAAGCAGTTGCGAGGTAGTGTTGATATTACTCATCAGTGCGTTTTCTGTGACTTCAAGTTCCAGTCGATACGGGGCAATGCCGGATGTTCGCAGGGCATTTTCAATTTCGTCGGCCAGCTCTACTCGTCCAAGATTCAGTGCCGAGCAATTTACCGCGACCCCTAGTTGCTGCCAGCCCAAGTGGGACAAGGCGGCCAGGTCCTGGCAGGCTTTGCGCAACACCCAGTGATCCAGTTCGGCGATAAGTCCGTTGGCTTCGGCGATACCGATAAAACGGTCCGGGGCGAGCAAGCCATGCTCGGGATGCTGCCAGCGGACCAAGGCTTCGAGCTTGGCGACGCGGCCCGTTTTAAGATCAAAGATGGGCTGGTAATGCACAAGTAATCCAGCACCATCTACTAGCGCATTACGCAGTTCTTCCTCTAACTGAAGTTCCAGTGACGCACGGGCTTTCAGGTTCGAGCTAAAAAAGGTCAGGCCATTGCGACCATTACCTTTGGATTGGTAGAGCGCCAGATCCGCGTGTTTGAGCAGTTCGGTGCTGGTGGTGCCATCGTCCGGAAATACGCTGATACCGATGCTGGTGGTCATCACCATGCGTCTGCCGGCCAATTCGATAGGCTCCTTGAGTTTGTGCATGATGCGCTGGGCCATGCTCTGTGCTTCATCACGGTGTTTGAGGCCGACTAAAATGCAGAACTCATCGCCGCCGAATCGTGCGACCACATCATCATGGCTGCGGGTGGCGCTTTTGATTTGAGTTGCGATGGTCTTGAGCAACTGGTCCCCGGCATCGTGGCCCAGGCTGTCGTTGATGCGCTTGAAGTGATCGATGTCGAGAAACATCACCGCCAGCTTGCCGTTCTGTGCGGTGTGTTCAATCAGCTTTTCGGCAAAGATCTGGTTAAAGCCGCGCCGGTTGATCAGGTTGGTCAATGGGTCGTAATGCGCTACTTGCTGCAAGGACATGCGGGCCTGATCAAGCTGGGAGAGCAGGGCGTTGACCCGTTTCAGGTCATGCTCTTTGTGCTGCAGTTTCTTGTCCACCAGCGCTGCGCTGATGCTGCAGCCAATCAGTAACAGGCTGATCAGGGCTACCATCAAGGCCAATTGCCAGTGGTTGTTTTCAATTAGCATCTGGCTGGTTTCTCCAGTCGGCGCGTAGAGGTGCACCCCCCACATGCCGATGAAGTGCACGCCCATCAGAGCGGCGCCTGCAACAACGCTGATGGCGCCGATGCAAAGCTGGTGGGACACGCCACTGGCTGAACGCAGATAAGAGGTCATCAACAGCGCGCCATAGCTGGCAGCGATTGCCGTCAGCAAGGAAAGAGCGATCAACAGCGGTTGGTAATGCGTCAGATGGTTGGAATGCATGGCCGACATGCCGACATAGTGCATGCTGCAAATACCCACCCCAAAAACCAGCGCCGAGAGTTGCAGCCGAGTACGGGTGGAAGCTGGGCGATTGAGGATTTGCATGGCAATCAGGGCGCCAATCCATGCAACGAGCAGCGAGACGATGGTGATGCCAAGGTCGTAGTGAGTCTCGGACCGGGATTCAAACGCCAGCATACTGATGAAGTGCATGGCCCAGATACCGC
Coding sequences within it:
- the livH gene encoding high-affinity branched-chain amino acid ABC transporter permease LivH — protein: MPDIYHFFQMLVNGLNVGSTYALIAIGYTMVYGIIGMINFAHGEVYMIGSYIAFIAIAGLTMMGLDSVPLLLTGAFIASIVVTSAYGYSIERVAYRPLRGSNRLIPLISAIGMSIFLQNMVLLSQDSKDKSIPNLIPGGFTFGPGGASEVVVSYMQIVVFVVTLLAMLGLTLFISRSRLGRACRACAEDMKMANLLGINTNNVIALTFVIGAALAAVAAVLISVQYGVINPGSGFLVGLKAFTAAVLGGIGSIPGAMLGGLVLGVAEAFGADIFGDQYKDVVAFGLLVLVLLFRPTGILGRPEIEKV
- a CDS encoding branched-chain amino acid ABC transporter substrate-binding protein; the encoded protein is MEMATKQITKLFAAMVLAGVASHSFAADTIKIGIAGPKTGPVTQYGDMQFTGAKQAIADINAKGGVDVDGKKLLLEAKEYDDACDPKQAVAVANKIVNDGVKFVVGHLCSSSTQPPSDIYEDEGIIMITPAATAPEITARGYKNIFRTIGLDSAQGPAAGNYIADHVKPKVVAVLHDKQQYGEGIATAVKQTLEKKGVKVAVFEGVNAGDKDFAAVIAKLKQANVDFVYYGGYHPELGLILRQAKEKGLNAKFMGPEGVGNDSISQIAQGASEGLLVTLPQAFDQQPENKALVAKFVADKKDPTGPFVFPAYTAVEVIAQGIEQAKSEDTAKVAKAIHDGTFKTPMGDLTFDDKGDLKNFKFVVYEWHFGKPKTEVSPQ
- a CDS encoding DUF2288 domain-containing protein; translated protein: MNQEPSTLYAKLLGETSTIEWQALQPFFAKGDLLWVDPALDLIEAAQAVTQDDAEKVAGWMASGVLGKMTEAQALDVLERDPQLWAVVVSPWVMVQERAGN
- a CDS encoding putative bifunctional diguanylate cyclase/phosphodiesterase, which encodes MEWLGLQFFGPHLDNGQQLLNSSHNPYLVFLAWLVACAAVLAVLHMVERAANSEKTVAKNVWRWLGASCLAGGIWAMHFISMLAFESRSETHYDLGITIVSLLVAWIGALIAMQILNRPASTRTRLQLSALVFGVGICSMHYVGMSAMHSNHLTHYQPLLIALSLLTAIAASYGALLMTSYLRSASGVSHQLCIGAISVVAGAALMGVHFIGMWGVHLYAPTGETSQMLIENNHWQLALMVALISLLLIGCSISAALVDKKLQHKEHDLKRVNALLSQLDQARMSLQQVAHYDPLTNLINRRGFNQIFAEKLIEHTAQNGKLAVMFLDIDHFKRINDSLGHDAGDQLLKTIATQIKSATRSHDDVVARFGGDEFCILVGLKHRDEAQSMAQRIMHKLKEPIELAGRRMVMTTSIGISVFPDDGTTSTELLKHADLALYQSKGNGRNGLTFFSSNLKARASLELQLEEELRNALVDGAGLLVHYQPIFDLKTGRVAKLEALVRWQHPEHGLLAPDRFIGIAEANGLIAELDHWVLRKACQDLAALSHLGWQQLGVAVNCSALNLGRVELADEIENALRTSGIAPYRLELEVTENALMSNINTTSQLLRQIRALGVSLSIDDFGTGYSSLAYLKRLPLNTLKIDRSFIQEVPASSQDMEIVQAIIVMAHTLHLQVVTEGVETHQQFEFLSQYGCDFIQGFLLSRPVPFEALHELLEELNRRPLSEPGYATLQLSGQ